The Aspergillus chevalieri M1 DNA, chromosome 5, nearly complete sequence genome includes a region encoding these proteins:
- a CDS encoding putative ATP dependent RNA helicase (COG:A;~EggNog:ENOG410PGXQ;~InterPro:IPR027417,IPR001650,IPR002464,IPR007502, IPR011545,IPR014001;~PFAM:PF13401,PF04408,PF00270,PF00271;~go_function: GO:0003676 - nucleic acid binding [Evidence IEA];~go_function: GO:0004386 - helicase activity [Evidence IEA];~go_function: GO:0005524 - ATP binding [Evidence IEA]) codes for MPPNNKKKKKPAANPARGFATTSIPSKPKPESATSTPPTAATTTPAESKPTSAAPETDQATPAEGAQPSETQTRDTQSLQQYTPEQLEKHLEDAELQLLVEKYASKCRNDAARHVTKLETERRVMRQQATSSLNVLEWLPTDVLNRILNLVETEECELSPQPGAKRTFSEEDLYMKLWTLKETLIRLGFPETRVDEALKHLLLYFAGNPVPTNRDALWNLDEILDWFALHCDPAELPSYARTSAQLPKDSDKTISWITEGDQPKSGPAQDESKWVKPSKPESKAPTPPALDYDSDSSLEPDTLVPKYLELQTKLYSLYPDLYDKPKKGKKSGRDNTDSGSSDPQIAKVQRKISNIEKDVLFDREEAEYKWREKLEDLKKEASFFRRTQREEEKPPPAEDQEQAEETKPESELESDVLVAAGDNENTDLLGDMFGAEEPELESGVILEELSKATMYVRDFGKFTGLSPRRVLEETCKSRDTACKIIFKDFSASSYQNRKAIEVRWSKPQEVPFDLSLDMVTNKSSAYATYVSMDNIATPTQQQAEAYVSTLALFILFPQNSKEGKAYMRLPAVWRDLWTELATVKKTQEDEIDKKTVTWLKQLVQENNGGFEDDVVLSDNFRRRNGTASKPETPVKTVPRESLGSNDQIAQAWMEKASTPSFHHMMQGRMNLPIWDFKEQILTTLDTHRALIICSETGSGKSTQIPSFILEHEMQQGRPAKIYVTEPRRISAISLARRVSEELGESKNDVGTSRSLIGFAVRLESKVNQSTRLVFATTGVVVRMLERPDDFQDISHVVIDEVHERSIDSDFLLIVLRRLMQRRPDLKLILMSATLEAQRFSNYLGGVPVMNIPGRTFPVEMKYLEDAIELTNYRLTENESNTVVDEDTEEMAENSQGDAGGVQSTLDAYSKQTRETIQNIDEYRLDYQLIKRLVMKIASAPEMSHYSKAILIFMPGMAEIRRLNDEILSEPAFQQGWIVHALHSSIASEDQEKAFNVPPAGMRKIVIATNIAETGITIPDITAVIDTGREKTMRFDERRQLSRLVESFISRANAKQRRGRAGRVQNGICFHLVTKYRHDRLLSEQQTPEMLRLSLQDLVLRVKICKLGEVEPTLLEAVDPPSSKNIRRAIDSLKEVKALTNTENLTPLGTQLAKLPLDVFLGKLIIHGAFFKCLDAAISIAAILSSKSPFVSTMGSNSQKEVARLSFRKGDSDLLTVYNAYCAWKRARSTPGSNEYAFCRKNFLSSQTLLNIEDVKMQLVVSIADAGLLQLDASQKTSLNRARSGGRNRQFFTIPEEYDINSSNDTAINSVVAWSFYPKLLTREGKGWRNVSNNQSVTLHPTSVNKQADASVKWVSFYHLMQARNRNYNAHETSAVDDFAIALLCGDAEFKMYSGVISIDANRIRFAVRDWKSMLALKVLSARIREILAGTFREPQRRLSYKQQQWIEIWQTIFSQVKQ; via the exons ATGCCTCCAaacaacaagaaaaagaagaagcccgCGGCCAACCCAGCTCGAGGTTTCGCTACCACCTCCATCCCCTCCAAACCCAAGCCGGAATCGGCCACGTCCACCCCGCCAaccgcagcaacaacaaccccaGCAGAGTCCAAGCCAACCTCCGCAGCACCGGAAACAGATCAGGCCACTCCTGCAGAGGGAGCTCAGCCCTCTGAAACACAGACAAGAGACACGCAATCACTGCAGCAGTATACACCGGAGCAGTTGGAGAAGCACCTGGAGGACGCGGAGCTCCAGTTACTGGTCGAGAAATACGCGTCAAAGTGCAGAAATGATGCCGCTCGACATGTGACGAAGCTGGAGACGGAGCGACGGGTCATGCGACAACAGGCGACCAGTTCGCTGAACGTCCTCGAATGGCTGCCGACGGATGTGTTAAACCGGATCCTGAATCTGGTTGAGACGGAGGAATGTGAGCTCAGTCCACAGCCAGGCGCGAAACGGACATTCTCGGAAGAGGACCTATATATGAAGCTATGGACCCTGAAAGAGACCTTGATTAGACTTGGATTCCCCGAGACAAGGGTAGATGAAGCTTTGAAACATCTTTTGCTCTATTTTGCAGGCAATCCTGTTCCTACTAATAGGGATGCTTTGTGGAATTTGGACGAGATACTAGACTGGTTTGCTCTGCACTGTGATCCCGCTGAGCTTCCGTCTTATGCTAGGACGAGTGCGCAGCTGCCTAAAGATTCAGATAAAACGATATCCTGGATAACTG AGGGTGACCAGCCAAAGTCCGGTCCCGCGCAAGATGAGAGCAAATGGGTTAAACCTTCTAAACCCGAGTCCAAAGCTCCTACACCCCCAGCGCTGGACTATGACTCAGATAGCTCGCTTGAACCGGATACCTTGGTCCCTAAGTATCTGGAATTGCAGACCAAGCTGTACAGCCTCTACCCAGACCTCTACGATAAGCcgaagaaggggaaaaaatCTGGTCGGGACAACACGGACAGTGGCTCCAGCGATCCTCAAATAGCGAAGGTGCAGCGGAAGATCTCCAACATTGAAAAAGACGTGCTTTTCGACCGTGAAGAGGCCGAGTACAAATGGAGAGAAAAGCTCGAGGATCTCAAGAAAGAGGCTTCGTTCTTCCGACGTACCCAGcgcgaggaagagaagcctCCTCCGGCTGAGGATCAAGAGCAAGCAGAGGAGACGAAACCGGAGTCGGAGTTGGAGAGCGATGTTCTAGTCGCTGCTGGTGACAACGAGAATACAGACCTGCTTGGAGACATGTTTGGAGCCGAAGAACCAGAGCTGGAGTCTGGTGTCATCCTTGAAGAGCTGAGCAAAGCTACGATGTATGTGCGTGACTTCGGAAAGTTCACTGGTCTCAGTCCTCGAAGGGTGTTAGAGGAAACGTGTAAGTCTAG GGATACCGCGTGCAAGATTATCTTCAAGGACTTTTCCGCTTCATCGTACCAGAACAGAAAGGCGATTGAAGTgcgatggtcgaaaccgcaGGAAGTTCCGTTCGATCTGTCGCTCGACATGGTAACTAACAAATCGAGCGCGTACGCTACATACGTTTCTATGGACAACATTGCAACGCCAACTCAACAGCAAGCTGAAGCATATGTCTCCACGTTGGCTCTCTTCATCCTGTTCCCACAGAACTCCAAGGAGGGCAAAGCCTACATGCGACTCCCGGCAGTCTGGAGGGACCTCTGGACCGAGCTTGCGACCGTCAAGAAGACACAGGAGGATGAAATCGACAAAAAGACCGTCACTTGGTTGAAGCAACTTGTCCAAGAGAATAACGGCGGTTTCGAAGACGATGTCGTGTTATCTGATAACTTCCGCAGGAGGAACGGCACTGCCAGCAAGCCCGAAACACCGGTGAAGACGGTGCCCAGAGAGAGCCTAGGGTCCAACGATCAAATAGCGCAGGCATGGATGGAAAAGGCCTCGACACCCTCCTTCCACCACATGATGCAGGGCCGAATGAATCTCCCTATTTGGGATTTCAAGGAGCAGATTCTCACCACACTGGACACTCACCGTGCCCTCATCATTTGCAGTGAAACTGGTAGTGGAAAGAGTACACAGATCCCGTCGTTCATTCTCGAGCATGAGATGCAACAGGGTCGCCCTGCGAAGATCTATGTGACAGAGCCTCGGAGGATTTCCGCCATCTCGCTAGCACGTCGTGTCAGTGAAGAACTGGGAGAAAGCAAGAATGATGTTGGGACGTCCCGGTCTCTGATTGGTTTTGCTGTCAGATTGGAGAGCAAGGTTAACCAGTCGACGAGACTAGTATTTGC GACTACTGGTGTTGTGGTACGAATGTTGGAACGCCCGGACGACTTCCAAGATATCTCGCACGTCGTGATTGATGAAGTTCACGAACGTTCGATTGACAGCGATTTCCTTCTCATCGTTCTTCGACGATTGATGCAGAGAAGACCCGACTTGAAACTCATTCTCATGTCGGCCACTCTCGAGGCACAGCGTTTCTCCAACTACCTCGGCGGTGTCCCTGTTATGAACATCCCTGGACGAACCTTCCCCGTGGAAATGAAGTACCTCGAGGATGCTATCGAGCTGACAAACTACCGGTTGACTGAGAACGAATCGAACACTGTGGTCGACGAAGACACCGAAGAGATGGCCGAGAACTCGCAAGGCGATGCTGGTGGTGTTCAGTCAACGCTTGACGCTTATTCGAAGCAAACTAGAGAAACGATCCAAAACATTGACGAATACCGTCTTGATTACCAGTTGATCAAGAGGCTGGTCATGAAGATCGCCTCTGCGCCTGAGATGTCGCATTACAGCAAGGCAATCTTGATCTTCATGCCTGGTATGGCGGAGATTCGTCGTTTGAATGACGAGATTCTCTCTGAGCCAGCATTCCAACAGGGCTGGATCGTTCACGCGCTTCACTCTTCTATTGCCAGTGAAGATCAAGAAAAAGCATTCAATGTACCCCCGGCGGGAATGAGAAAAATCGTTATCGCTACCAATATTGCGGAAACTG GTATCACAATTCCGGATATCACTGCTGTGATTGATACGGGCAGAGAGAAGACTATGCG GTTTGACGAGCGACGGCAGCTGTCGAGATTGGTCGAGTCATTCATCTCGCGGGCCAACGCCAAACAGCGACGGGGACGAGCTGGTCGTGTCCAAAACGGCATTTGTTTCCACCTCGTTACCAAGTATCGCCATGACAGATTG CTCTCTGAACAACAAACACCCGAGATGCTCCGTCTTTCGCTACAAGACCTCGTCCTACGGGTAAAGATCTGTAAACTTGGCGAGGTGGAGCCGACCCTCCTGGAGGCCGTCGACCCGCCATCTTCGAAGAATATACGGCGGGCAATCGACTCCCTTAAGGAAGTCAAGGCGCTTACCAACACGGAGAATCTCACCCCGCTTGGAACGCAGCTTGCCAAGTTACCATTGGACGTGTTTCTCGGAAAACTGATCATCCATGGGGCATTCTTCAAGTGTCTAGACGCAGCCATTAGCATTGCAGCCATCCTATCATCGAAATCCCCATTCGTTAGCACAATGGGATCTAACTCGCAGAAAGAGGTGGCGAGGCTCTCGTTCAGAAAAG GTGACTCGGACTTGTTGACTGTTTACAATGCGTACTGCGCCTGGAAGCGAGCAAGGAGCACACCTGGATCAAACGAATACGCCTTCTGTCGGAAAAACTTTCTCAGTTCACAGACGCTGCTTAACATCGAAGATGTCAAGATGCAACTGGTGGTATCCATAGCCGACGCAGGACTTTTGCAACTGGATGCCTCGCAAAAGACCTCTCTGAACAG AGCCCGATCCGGCGGCCGCAACCGTCAATTCTTCACCATCCCCGAAGAGTACGACATCAACAGCTCCAATGACACAGCAATAAACTCCGTCGTCGCATGGAGTTTCTACCCCAAGCTCCTCACCCGCGAGGGTAAAGGATGGCGGAATGTCTCGAACAACCAATCGGTCACGCTGCACCCGACCTCGGTGAACAAACAGGCAGACGCATCGGTGAAATGGGTATCATTCTACCATCTCATGCAGGCTCGGAATCGGAACTATAACGCGCATGAGACAAGTGCTGTGGATGATTTCGCTATTGCGCTGCTGTGCGGTGATGCAGAGTTTAAG ATGTACTCTGGGGTGATTTCCATCGACGCCAATCGGATCCGATTCGCAGTGCGAGATTGGAAATCTATGCTGGCGCTGAAGGTGCTCTCTGCGAGAATCCGGGAGATCCTCGCTGGCACGTTCCGTGAGCCGCAGAGGAGGCTGTCGTataagcagcagcagtggaTTGAGATATGGCAGACAATCTTTTCGCAGGTGAAGCAGTGA
- a CDS encoding NADPH cytochrome P450 oxidoreductase family protein (COG:C;~EggNog:ENOG410PU95;~InterPro:IPR001709,IPR001433,IPR001094,IPR017927, IPR023208,IPR023173,IPR029039,IPR008254,IPR017938, IPR039261,IPR003097;~PFAM:PF00175,PF00258,PF00667;~TransMembrane:1 (o530-550i);~go_function: GO:0003958 - NADPH-hemoprotein reductase activity [Evidence IEA];~go_function: GO:0010181 - FMN binding [Evidence IEA];~go_function: GO:0016491 - oxidoreductase activity [Evidence IEA];~go_process: GO:0055114 - oxidation-reduction process [Evidence IEA]) has product MTAQWPSDFAQLAQLLRPTGVADYAALAFMSTTYAAYLSRGLLWDQPDPLNYLYFQRPQLENGGSANVHQETRNIAQKLEETGKNIVVFWGSQSGTAEGFASRLAREISMRFRQETMTADLSDYDPATIKLIPEGKLAIFILSTYGEGDPSDNTTEFWEWITKFYNRVVDVVGGGLDQLGARALMPVAKANDAEGATQEDFMTWKDDLFAVFRNQLGFHESEPRYLPILQVDEDTSLEPIDLNHGEPDNKQASKTSSPVRVLGIENAKELFHNSDRHCLHIDLDITTQPELVYKTGDHLAVWPSNPDIEVDLLLQALGVSSERGQTPISIKSLDPATTKVAIPTPTTIDALFRYYLEICAQVNRDTVLGLAQFAPTPEAKAQLLHLGQDKAAYADLLNRNYITLGRLLHFVCTESNNAWSGIPLSFLVESFRPLQPRYYSISSSSVIAPRKPSITVLVSSSPVPENPNQLVHGVTSNYLLATAKPETHPYGLTYPTDGPNNALRLEDEGKTGQKVFAHLRRTRFKLPIQAAVPLVMIAAGTGLAPFRAFIAERRQLRSIGKPVGEMILFFGCRSPEEDYIYREELEALAKEDKEHGGIGDCLRIVTAFSRYQHAGEPRRYVQDRVEEYSGDVVQLLDQGANLYICGRAGMAREVEKVVSQEMRKAKGWAEDETNEWTKAIKRKNKWQEDVWG; this is encoded by the exons ATGACTGCACAATGGCCTTCAGACTTTGCGCAGCTCGCCCAATTGTTAAGACCAACGGGCGTAGCTGATTATGCTGCTCTCGCTTTTATGTCCACCACCTACGCCGCATACCTCTCTCGCGGCCTCCTCTGGGACCAACCCGACCCCCTAAACTACCTCTATTTCCAACGTCCCCAACTCGAAAATGGTGGCTCTGCTAACGTCCATCAAGAAACGCGGAACATCGCCCAGAAGCTCGAAGAAACGGGCAAGAACATCGTTGTCTTCTGGGGCTCGCAGTCCGGGACGGCAGAAGGTTTCGCGAGTCGGTTGGCGAGGGAGATTTCGATGCGCTTTAGACAAGAGACCATGACGGCTGATTTGTCGGATTATGATCCTGCGACAATAAAGTTGATTCCCGAGGGGAAACTGGCTATCTTTATTCTCTCGACGTATGGTGAAGGCGATCCGAGCGACAATACTACGGAGTTCTGGGAGTGGATTACAAAG TTCTACAACCGGGTAGTCGATGTTGTTGGGGGGGGATTGGACCAGCTCGGCGCCCGTGCTCTTATGCCTGTGGCCAAGGCAAACGATGCTGAAGGCGCTACGCAAGAAGACTTTATGACCTGGAAAGATGACCTGTTTGCCGTCTTCAGGAACCAATTGGGCTTCCACGAGTCGGAACCTAGATACCTCCCCATCCTACAGGTTGATGAAGACACGTCCCTAGAGCCGATCGACCTCAACCACGGTGAGCCGGACAACAAGCAAGCCTCCAAGACCAGCTCGCCCGTCCGCGTCCTGGGTATCGAGAACGCCAAAGAACTCTTTCACAATTCTGACCGGCACTGTCTGCACATTGACCTTGACATCACCACCCAGCCCGAACTGGTCTACAAAACCGGTGATCACCTTGCCGTCTGGCCATCCAACCCAGACATCGAGGTAGACTTGCTCCTCCAAGCTTTGGGCGTCTCGTCCGAGCGCGGCCAGACACCCATCAGCATCAAGTCTCTCGacccagcaacaacaaaGGTCGCCATTCCAACCCCAACCACCATTGACGCCCTCTTCCGCTACTATCTCGAAATCTGCGCCCAAGTCAACCGTGACACTGTCCTGGGTCTAGCCCAATTTGCCCCGACCCCGGAGGCAAAAGCCCAACTCCTCCATCTGGGCCAGGACAAAGCCGCGTACGCAGATCTGCTCAACCGGAATTACATCACTCTCGGTCGGTTGTTACATTTTGTTTGCACTGAGAGCAACAATGCCTGGTCTGGCATCCCGctctccttcctcgtcgAATCGTTCCGCCCCCTTCAGCCACGCTACTACTCCATCTCTTCAAGTAGCGTCATTGCTCCCCGCAAGCCCTCAATCACTGTCCTTGTCTCCTCATCCCCCGTCCCTGAGAACCCGAACCAGCTCGTCCACGGCGTTACATCGAACTACCTTCTCGCTACTGCGAAGCCGGAAACACACCCATATGGTCTTACATACCCGACAGATGGGCCGAATAACGCCCTCCGCCTTGAAGACGAGGGCAAGACGGGGCAGAAGGTCTTCGCTCATCTCCGCCGTACTCGATTCAAGCTGCCCATCCAGGCTGCTGTGCCGCTTGTTATGATCGCCGCGGGAACAGGTCTAGCACCGTTCCGTGCATTTATCGCTGAGAGGCGGCAGTTGCGCTCGATCGGGAAGCCGGTTGGTGAGATGATTTTGTTCTTTGGGTGTCGGAGCCCCGAGGAGGATTACATCTATCGGGAGGAACTGGAGGCATTGGCTAAGGAAGATAAGGAGCACGGTGGAATTGGTGATTGCCTCAGGATCGTTACCGCGTTCTCGAGGTACCAGCATGCTGGGGAGCCGAGACGCTATGTGCAAGATCGGGTCGAGGAGTACTCCGGCGATGTGGTCCAGTTGCTGGATCAGGGGGCAAACCTGTACATCTGTGGACGTGCTGGAATGGCAAGAGAAGTCGAGAAAGTGGTCAGCCAGGAGATGCGAAAAGCTAAAGGATGGGCAGAAGACGAGACGAATGAGTGGACCAAGGCGATTAAGAGGAAGAACAAATGGCAGGAGGACGTTTGGGGATGA
- a CDS encoding cytochrome P450 (COG:Q;~EggNog:ENOG410PUIW;~InterPro:IPR001128,IPR017972,IPR002401,IPR036396;~PFAM:PF00067;~TransMembrane:2 (o6-28i40-62o);~go_function: GO:0005506 - iron ion binding [Evidence IEA];~go_function: GO:0016705 - oxidoreductase activity, acting on paired donors, with incorporation or reduction of molecular oxygen [Evidence IEA];~go_function: GO:0020037 - heme binding [Evidence IEA];~go_process: GO:0055114 - oxidation-reduction process [Evidence IEA]) yields the protein MWSMWLLAPYASFLLFASFIYFIVYPFFEYIRDPKGLRRYPNMTPFSGMSAIPFMILASRGFRSKELSEMHKKHPVIRTGPNTLSYGDVRAIKDIYGHGTKCIKDPSYIVTAGTHYHLADVIDRAEHSQKRKVLSSAYALKNLETWEYKVTDKLERLVAHFDKVCTAPASEAVIKGKVAPDPQDITLDFRAWTNFFTLDAIADIGLSEKLGFLDTGSDECIAETKDGKTYKVNLRDALYPNAIKQSLILWNYDWYPILNKLVDVIPYFRRLQEKGKHWDNIVWRRSIERLRRYEAGEKLDDFFQATMEDKNGRPNNLEWGNVVSEVNIMMNAGSVTTAVAIANVMYQLLKNPHCLAKLREEVDSVLDPDEVIAPYDKVKHLPYLRACLDESMRIFPPTSHGLPRETPPEGLEILGQWVPGKTSVSMSAYVAHHDERAFPNSKQYIPERFMGEQGKAVQPYFVAFSAGARSCIGRNISYLEQTKALASLVHRYDFALSHPDWELKRLESMNLILGDMPVKIWRRELAA from the coding sequence ATGTGGTCAATGTGGCTGTTGGCGCCCTACGCGTCGTTCCTTCTTTTCGCTTCTTTTATCTACTTCATCGTTTATCCGTTCTTCGAATATATCCGGGACCCCAAGGGTCTCCGGCGATACCCCAACATGACCCCCTTCTCTGGAATGTCGGCAATTCCCTTCATGATCCTCGCCTCGAGAGGTTTCCGCTCGAAAGAATTGTCCGAAATGCACAAGAAGCACCCTGTCATCCGCACTGGCCCCAACACCCTGTCCTACGGTGATGTCCGCGCTATCAAGGATATCTATGGTCACGGGACAAAGTGCATCAAGGATCCGTCCTACATTGTCACTGCCGGGACGCACTACCACCTTGCCGATGTGATTGACAGGGCCGAGCACTCGCAGAAGCGAAAGGTGCTATCGTCTGCATATGCGCTGAAGAACCTTGAGACTTGGGAGTACAAGGTCACTGATAAGCTTGAGCGGCTGGTGGCACATTTTGACAAGGTCTGCACGGCACCTGCTTCCGAGGCTGTGATCAAGGGCAAGGTTGCTCCGGATCCGCAGGATATCACTCTTGACTTCCGGGCGTGGACCAATTTCTTCACGCTCGACGCGATTGCCGATATTGGTCTGTCGGAGAAGCTGGGCTTCCTTGACACTGGCAGTGACGAGTGTATTGCCGAAACCAAGGACGGGAAAACGTACAAGGTCAACCTGCGGGATGCTCTGTATCCCAATGCGATCAAGCAGTCTCTGATCCTGTGGAACTACGACTGGTATCCGATCCTCAACAAATTGGTCGATGTCATTCCATACTTCCGTCGGCTGCAGGAGAAGGGAAAGCACTGGGACAACATTGTCTGGCGCCGCTCGATCGAACGCCTTCGCCGCTACGAGGCCGGTGAGAAGCTAGACGACTTCTTCCAGGCAACTATGGAGGATAAGAACGGCCGCCCCAACAACCTCGAATGGGGCAATGTTGTCTCCGAAGTGAACATCATGATGAACGCCGGTAGCGTCACCACCGCTGTTGCAATCGCCAATGTCATGTACCAGCTCCTCAAGAACCCGCACTGTCTGGCCAAGCTCCGCGAAGAGGTCGACTCCGTTCTGGACCCTGATGAGGTGATCGCCCCCTATGACAAAGTCAAGCATCTGCCCTACCTCCGTGCCTGTCTTGACGAATCTATGCGCATTTTCCCCCCAACCTCGCACGGTCTCCCGCGCGAAACGCCCCCCGAAGGCCTGGAGATCCTCGGCCAGTGGGTTCCGGGTAAGACCTCGGTCAGCATGTCCGCCTACGTGGCGCACCACGACGAACGGGCGTTCCCCAACTCCAAGCAGTACATCCCCGAGCGCTTCATGGGCGAGCAGGGTAAGGCGGTGCAGCCGTACTTCGTGGCCTTCTCTGCTGGCGCGCGGTCGTGTATTGGACGGAACATTTCGTATCTGGAACAGACTAAGGCCTTGGCGTCGTTGGTACATCGGTATGACTTTGCATTGTCGCATCCGGACTGGGAATTGAAACGGTTGGAGTCGATGAATTTGATTCTGGGAGATATGCCGGTGAAGATCTGGAGGAGGGAGTTGGCCGCAtag